In Hasllibacter sp. MH4015, the following proteins share a genomic window:
- a CDS encoding rod-binding protein: MSEPILTPSGLTPVQANPSSQTARLRAVAEDLEAAFLAEMLQHAGFGGARESFGGGIGEEQMSSMLRHEHARAIAQQGGIGLAEAIFASLLARTETE; this comes from the coding sequence ATGTCCGAGCCGATTCTGACCCCCTCCGGCCTTACGCCGGTGCAGGCGAACCCCTCGTCGCAGACCGCCCGCCTCCGCGCGGTTGCCGAAGACCTTGAAGCCGCCTTCCTCGCCGAAATGCTGCAACATGCAGGGTTTGGCGGCGCGAGAGAAAGCTTCGGTGGCGGCATCGGGGAGGAGCAGATGTCTTCCATGCTGCGACACGAACACGCGCGCGCGATCGCGCAGCAGGGCGGCATCGGCCTTGCCGAGGCGATCTTCGCCTCCCTTCTGGCACGGACGGAAACGGAGTGA
- a CDS encoding flagellar hook-length control protein FliK: MTAYSRSVLPVDGTPSLDPFGLLQPQVTHTFSATPVAPIIPHAPPSSATAIAHQIAAAMADLGPETGPMELALDPPELGRLRLQITEVAGVLTLSIHADRPETVDLMRRHLDLLAQEFARSGLDAPSVRIAQDDGGGGNSARHGAPRGGDDADTNETAAPQPERTVLRVTADGGLDIRV; the protein is encoded by the coding sequence TTGACCGCGTATTCGCGCTCGGTTCTGCCCGTGGACGGAACGCCTTCGCTCGACCCGTTCGGCCTCCTCCAACCCCAAGTCACGCACACATTCTCCGCCACGCCGGTCGCGCCCATCATACCCCATGCGCCCCCGTCCTCCGCAACGGCCATTGCGCACCAGATCGCGGCGGCTATGGCGGATCTTGGTCCCGAGACGGGGCCGATGGAACTGGCCCTCGACCCGCCGGAACTTGGCCGCCTGCGCCTTCAAATCACCGAGGTGGCGGGAGTGCTCACCCTTTCCATCCATGCCGACCGCCCCGAAACCGTCGACCTGATGCGCCGACATCTGGACCTTCTGGCGCAGGAATTCGCGCGGTCGGGCCTTGATGCTCCGTCCGTGCGCATCGCCCAAGACGACGGCGGCGGCGGCAACTCCGCCCGACACGGCGCGCCCCGCGGTGGCGATGACGCGGATACGAACGAAACCGCTGCCCCGCAGCCCGAACGAACCGTCCTTCGCGTCACCGCGGACGGTGGCCTCGACATCCGAGTGTAG